TTTACGTGATCGACGACGAGGACCCGATGATATTTTCTTCCACGGGAAGAAAAGGATCGGTCTTCATGTCGTCGGGTCTCGTCGGTTTGCTCGACGTGGAACAGCTCCAGGCCGCGCTTGCCCATGAAATAGCCCATGTGGCGAGGAGCCGGCGCCCCTACATGGTGATCGTGTTTCTCCTTCGGATAGCGATGTTCTTCAATCCCGTCGTGCTCCTGGAGTTCCGACGGTCGATCCAGGACGACGAAAAGATCTGCGATGAGATCGCCGTGTCCATGACGGGTAAACCGCTCGTGCTGGCGGCCACCCTGAAAAAACTTTATCTGTCGCAGGAGGAAGGCCGTTCCGGGGAAAGGCAGCGGGATGCCAGCGTAACCGGAAGGCTCGAGGATTACAGCCACAAGCTGAACATCGAGAGCAGGATCGGCAGGCTGGAAAAGGGATACGCGCCCGACGCCGGGAGCGATTGGTTCGCCTTCGCCGCCGTCTTCCTGGCCGTCGCGGCCATCAACTATTACGTGGTCTGAGTCCGGGGGGCCGAATGCAGAAGAAGATTTGGGGACTTATCGCCTTCGCCGCCGCGGTGATCCTGCTTGCGGCGGGGCTGAAGTTCGTCAACTGGATGCCGTCCGTGGCCCAGCCTGATCTCCTGAAGAAGTACAAGGACCTCGAAGAAATGAAGATGAGTCTGAACATCCGTGACGTCATCATACCTTCATATTTCCCGGAAAAACTTAATTGGCCCCCGTCCTCGATCCTTGCACAGGGCAAACCGTATCCTGCGGTGGTGATGGAGTTCGAGCAGATCGGCACGAAGGAAACGGTGCTCGTGATATCCCAGTCGTTGTCGGACCGGTTCCGCGCCGACGAAAAGATACGGATCGCGCAGCTCAAGGAAAAGGTCCCCTATACCATCAAGGGAAGGAAGTCCGTCCTGGAGATCGGATTCTGCGCCAAAGGCGAGGCCTGCTCCCATATTTCCTGGAAGGAAGGAAAATATTACGTGGACGTCATGTCGAAGTCCACACCCATCGAGCTGCTCAAGGTCGCGGAGAGCATGCTTCAATAGCGCCTAATCACTCTCCAGCCGGCGTGGGCATTGCCTTTCCGGCCATCGGAACGTTGCGTTCCGGACGCATTCGCCGCCTCCCGAAATACCCCTTACCGGCGGGATAAATCCCCGAAACGGGAGGAAATCTCCGCCGATCTGCGCCAAAAAGCCCCCTCGTATAGGTATTCTTTCCCCCCGAAATAGGTATTTTCGCCGATTGGCCGGAAACGCCCCAGTCCCTATAGTGGGAGCCACATAGGGGAAAACGCCTCGAACGCTACGGCGATGAAAGGAGGATACGAAGATGCAGAAGATCAACGGGGGGCATCTGGTCGGCGAGGGGACGTACTGGAACATGAAGAGCGGTCGGCTGGTGGAACTGAAGAGCGAGGGGATACTTCCCGCGGAGCAGGATGCGGTCTACTACAAGGTCCCTTTCATCCTCCTCTTTCTCTGGGGAATCGCTTCGGGGGCGCTGTACATCGTTTTCCTTCCCGTGACGATCATCGTCATGTCGTTCTACCTGCTCGGCAGAAGGGTCTTCGGCGGCGCCTTCGGACAGGTCCGGACGAGCATCTCCTTCGGTTGGCGGCCCACGGAGGCCTACCTGGCCGGCAAGAACAAGAAGGAAAAGAAGAGCAACGGGAAGTAACGACATACCAAATACGACACGGGAGGACACCATGCACACACTCACCGATTTCACGACGCACATCAAAGGGGTGGAATACCTCATCTCCGTCCTGGCGATCACCGGATTCATCCTCTTCGTCGAAATCCTTAAGCCGAAGCCCTTCCGCACCCTGAAGAATTCCATCAACGAGGACAGGGAGCATATACGGAAGGAAGGGACTCAGAGCGTCCTGACCAGCCTGAAACGACTCGCCGCCGCCCCGTTCATCGGGCTGGCCTACGTCGTCTCGTTGCCCTTCGTGTTCACGTACGCTGTGGCCCGCGAGTGCATCGGCCGCACGGCTGAAGCGCTGGAAGGCGCCCTTGGCGTGGCCGGGTTCGGGTGGAGACCGATGGAGGCCTACCTGGGCGGCAAGAAAGACAAGAAGAACAAGGCGAAGGAAGAGGAGAAGAAGGACGAACCGGCTGCCAAGGACGCGAAATAGGGCCAGGCGTGCGGAAAC
The nucleotide sequence above comes from Deltaproteobacteria bacterium. Encoded proteins:
- a CDS encoding M48 family metalloprotease, which produces MRTSMDLSRFFDSYPGAYATQAFFHSAIAGAVVEIALKSWKIRSPSSRQKFLLFAVVFPIFSFPIFKTIDSARNSVYFRMGALFDSSRWMSVELPGSIPLGAVLILVFFMTSLVFFFQELFPVMKHAFASGKPAPGEIREADEPAVAEALAPLPVEKPDIYVIDDEDPMIFSSTGRKGSVFMSSGLVGLLDVEQLQAALAHEIAHVARSRRPYMVIVFLLRIAMFFNPVVLLEFRRSIQDDEKICDEIAVSMTGKPLVLAATLKKLYLSQEEGRSGERQRDASVTGRLEDYSHKLNIESRIGRLEKGYAPDAGSDWFAFAAVFLAVAAINYYVV